Sequence from the Christiangramia fulva genome:
CGAACCCAAATAGATTGGAAGTTAGGTTCTGAAACAAAAACCTTCGGTGATCTTACCTGCCATAAAGCAACCGGTGCTTTTAGAGGAAAAAATTATACGGCATGGTATACTGATGCAATACCATTACCCTATGGTCCATGGAAACTACAAGGGCTGCCAGGCTTAATTCTAGAAGCATACGATGATAAGAAGGAGATGTATCTTTATTTTAAATCTGTTGAATATCCGCTAGAGAGAAATCTTACTGTCGGACCGATGGATAAACCTAAAGTAGATAGTCAATATCCATATATTTCAATTGAAGAATACAAGCAAACCCTAGATAAATTAGTTGAACGTAATAAGACAAAAGCTATTCTTATTGCAAAACAAATGGGTGGTGATGTGACGGTTAATCCTGGGGGTATTGAAACCCTTAGCGTTGAAATATTTGATTAATACAATATTCTTATTATACACAAGAACCCCATGTAAAATGGGGTTTTATTTTTATCCATCCTTAATGAAGTACATTCTCCTACTTTTTTTATTTCTCCTTTGCGGAAGCAATTATGCGCAGGAAATGGTTATTCGGGGAACTATTAGGGATAAGCAACTTCAACCTCTTTCAACAGTTCTATTACAAGCGAGGAATTCACAAAATCAAGTTCTTGACTATACATACAGCGACCAAAATGGACATTATCATTTAAATTTTATAAAAAACAACGAGTTAATAATTATTGAAGCTTCCAGTTTAGGATTTTCATCTATTAAAAAGGAAGTAACAATTGCCGATCAAAAAATGTTGGAGGCTCTGGATTTCGAATTGGAAGAAAAAGCGGAGTCTTTAAAAGAAGTAATTGTTGAAGGTCATCAAAAAATTAGAATAAATTCTGATACCACGTTTATCCGTGTTTCACAATATGCTACCGATACGGAACAAACGGTTGAAGACCTTTTAAAAAGATTGCCTGGTATTGAAGTTTTACCCGACGGAAGTATTAAAGCCCATGGTAAGCCTATTGAAAGCCTTTTAGTGGAAGGAGAAAATATACTTGATAAAAATTATAAAATTCTATCTAAGAATCTAGATGCAGAAACCCTCGAAGAAGTACAGATTTTAGAAAATTATGAAGAAAATCCTATTTTTAAACAATTATCAAGCTCTGAAAAAGTAGCTCTTAATTTAAAGCTCAAGGATAAATTCAAATATGTCTTATTTGGTAATATTTCCGGAGGGTACGGTTTGAAAAACCGATATGAAACAGCCTTAACCTTGGGATTACTTAGAAAGCGAATTAAATTATTAGAATTTAGTAATGCTAATAATACCGGGAACAAAGCAGCCAACTTATTACAAAGTGAAAGAACAGTAATCGATCTATCCCAAATGTTTCAAAAGATCGAGAAACAGCCATTAACTATTTTTTCGATTGATGAACAAGAAGAAAATATTTTCAATAACAGAAGTATTTTCAACACATCCATGCTGCATTCAATCGGATTATCCACTAAAATGAATAATGAACTATCTTTAAGAGGGGATGTAACTGTTATTTCAGACATAACCACGCAAGATTATCAGGCTCAGACCGAATATTTCACGGGTGCGAACAGCACTACTTTTTTTGAAACCAGCAGTTATAAGAATAACAATAGAATAGGAGATACGGAGCTAGAAATTAAATTTACCCCCAACTCTAGCAATTACCTCATTAATACTGTAAGTTACAATATGAATCCTCACGATGCCTTGAATAGCATCACATTAAGTGATCAAGAGATTAGACAACAAAATGATATTAATTCAGAAAAGTTTTACAACCATTTAGAACATACATATTTGGTTACTAAAAAAAGCGCATTGAACAATTACCTTTATTTCGGGTATGGTGATTCTAAAGAAAGTGCAGAAATTATTTATCCAAGTTTGAGTGAGCTGTTTAAGAAGGAAATCGATGAAACCTTTTATCAGGATGTTCGCAATAAGTTCAATTATTATGGTTTGCAAAGCACCCTGCTTACCAAATCTCAAAAATGGGAAAATCATTTGCAGTTACATATTCATAATGAGGTAGAAACTGCAAAAAGCAGTCTTATTACTGAACAGGAAGAAAGTTTTGAAGGATACACTAATAACCTGAAAATTGATAATATTTTTGTAGCAATAAGTAATTCCTTAAAATTTAAACTCACCCAGGATAATTACCTAAGGGGAGGTATTTCTCTCAAGAGGAGTTGGTTTAATGGTGACGAATATCTTCTTAAAAATGCCAATTTCACTTTACGGCATAAATTGAAAAATAAGGGAGTAGTTCGATTAGGTTATAGTTTTAAGGAAGAATTACCTGAGTTGCAATTACTTTTACCTAATTATGCGCTGAATTCGTATCAGGATTTTATCAGTGGTTCTGATGATATCAAAAAACTGGGAAACTCTGTGTTTTCTTTAAACTATAGTTTATATAATGATATTAAAGGGTTCTCAATAAATGCCTCTGCTTTACATACTATAACTCATTCTGGATATGCTCCGGGAGCATTTACAAATGAAAATTTTATTTTTAATGAGTTCATACCTTCACCTAACGGTAAAAATACCTTAGCTAATTTGATCTTAACTAACTATTTCAGTAAGCTTAAACTGGCAACTAAGGTAGAAACCAACCAGAGCTTCATTCAGTCTCCATTTTCTATTGATCAAACTAGTGAGCTTAAGCTTCAGAATTATTCAGGAGATTATTCATTTTCCGTGAGTTCCTATTTTGATAAATGGTTTAATTTTTCAAGTGGTTTTGCCTATCGTTATTCTTCTTCCGAGCTTAGAGATGAAACTAATTCTTTTGAAACATCGAAAGTCTTTGCTGACTTCGATATAAAGATTTTTGAATCTATAAAGTTCAATCTCAACAATGAACTTTACGTTTTAAACAAAGAAAATTACACCTTTATGAACGCAAATATCGTATACGAACCCAAGCAAAGCAGATGGTCAGGAACCGTTCAATTGAACAATCTATTAAACGAGCGTGAATATCTATTACAAAGTATTAATTCCTTTAAGTCGTATCAGAAACGGATTAGTCTTGTCCCTGCCTATGCGCTATTGAGTATCAAATACAGATTTTAACTTAGCCGATTAACTTATAACCGACTCCTCTAACATTCAAAATTTTCAGCGTTTTATCTTTATGCAACAATTTCCTGAGTTTACTTATAAATACATCCATACTCCTGGATGAATAGAAATCATTATTTGTCCACATTAAATCCAAAACCGTATTACGTTCTACTATCTGATTTTTATTCTGGGCTAAAAATAAGAGCAATTGACTCTCTCTGCTTGTAAGGGTCTCAATTTTTTCTTCCTTATACTGCAGTGTTTGGTTATTCGGATTGAACTTATACTGCCCTAAAATTAGCTCGTGCATGTTATCCTGCCTAGGTTTCCGGTTTACTAGGTTTTTTACACGTACAATTAGTTCTTCTATACTAAAAGGCTTTTTGAGATAATCATTTCCACCAGTGTCAAAACCAGTAACTACATCCTGGGGTTGAGATTTGGCAGTAAGAAAAATGATTGGTGTTTGAGTATCATTACTTCTAATCTCTTTTGTTAAAGTAAGTCCATCCTTTACAGGCATCATAATATCAACCACCAAAATATCAGGAGAATGATCCTGATACATTTGGAAAGCTTCTTCCCCGTTTCGGGAATGTAGTACAATAAAATCACGTGTTTCCAGGCTTTCTTTAATTATCTGAGCCATAGTTATTTCGTCTTCAACTAATAACAGTTTTATTTTATTCATTAGGTATAGAAATGATAAATGAGGTCTTATTATTTTTTAAAACGATTTCTGCAGCACCATTATGTTTTTCGGCTATTTTTTTAACATAATATAAACCAATACCATATCCTTTTACGTTGTGAAGATTGCCTTGCGGCACACGATAAAATTTATCAAAAATATTAGTCGCCTGCTCTTTGTTCAAGGTATTTGCATTATCGCTGACCCGAATTTTTAATTCCTTTTTATTCTCAATGTTTACTTCAATTCGATTTCCTCCATACTTAATAGCGTTATCCAGTAAAGCCCCTAAACAATTACCAAGATGGAACGGTTCAATATTGGAGTTGCTTTTCGAATCTTCAGAAATTTTAAGAATAATTTCTTTTCCATTAGAATTCATCCTATAATTTTCAACAATATCTGCTGCCCATTTTGGGATATCTACCGAATGTTTGTCAAGTGTCCAATTTTCAGAATCTAAAAGTGCGGTATCCATAAGTTGATCAACCATTTTTTCTAACTTTTTAAGCTGTTGATCAGAATAGTCTAGATATCTATTTGTTTTCTCAACATCGTGGTTTGTATTGAAAAAACGTATGCTTTCAATGGCAGCGCCAATAGTTGCGATTGGAGTTTTAAATTCATGTGTTATATTGCTAATAAGGTCATTTTTTATTTCAGAGAGTTGTTTCTGCTGCTTTATCACCCATTGCAAATAAAATAATGCAAATAGGATTGAGGTCATTAATAAAAGGGAAATAAGTATACTTAGAAGACTTTTTTTTACGATGATTTGAATTGCATTTGGAAATTGCAACTCTAAGCTCTCCCGATTTTTCAAATAGGTAGATTTTCCAGTTACACTAAATTCACCTGATGAGAAGGATTTGCTCAGAGAGGTAGCAAAAAGTGAATCTTTTTTATAATGATTTAATTTATACGGAATGTTATAATCCCTTCTTTTGAGTTCGGCGTTTAGGAGACTTTTTAATTTTTTAAAATTAATAGAGTCTTCATTGATTGATATATAAATATCCTTTATGTTATTTAACATCTTCAGACTGTCCGAAGATTTACTAACATTCTTTGAATCGGTAGTATCAGGACGGAATTTATCTATAATTTTTTTATTCCCACCAGTGATGGTAAAATTGTCAGGATTTTTACCGGATTCTCTTTCAACCTTCAACGAAACCGAATTTTCCTTCGCAAAATCCACAAAGTAATTATCGATAGCAACGTCCAGTGCATTTTGTATTTCGTTTTTAAAAGCCACCGTATTTTTCTGGTATTCTGTATAACTCCAATAGAGCTGAATGGTTATAGTTACAGCTATAACAATAATTAATAAATAAGGGATACGTTGATATGATTTTTTCATTATTCCGTTGAAGATACTAATTAATAAATTCATCAAGGTATTTATGATTGTGGGTGCTAACAATGCTGTAAAAGATTTATCATATATTTTCCAGATTAATGAGAACAGCAATTTTTGAAATAAATATTTTTAGTGGCTATTTCGGTTCGAATTGTGCCAGTCATTTCGGTCGGTTAGTGCCAGGTATTTCGGTTTGATTTGTGCCACTTCCGGTGTGGATTAAATCTGTAACGGTTCAAATTGTGCCACCCGTTTCGGTTCGTTTTGTGCCACTTTGAAAGATCAAGTAACTCCTATCTTGTCGCAAAATGTGAGAAGATATGGCCAATACACTTGATCCTATGGACCTGAAACAAATTATTACTTTACATCTTGACGGGTATAGCAACCGTAAAATAGGGATTACTCTTGGCATCTCCCGCAATACGGTGAACTCCTACATGAAGCTCTTCAAGGCATGTGACTACAGCTATGAAGAGCTCCTGCGCTTTGATGATCCCGCTCTGAAAGAACTCTTTCCCTCTCATTCCACCATCGACAACCAGCGTTACGATGAGCTGATGGTATATTTTGAGGGGGTCAATAAGGCCCGGAATCATCCTGGGTTTACCTTTCTCCATCACTATCAGGAGTATGCCCAAAGGGCCAGAGAACCCTATAGCTACACCCAATTCATGGAGCATTACCGCAGGAAGTACTCCAAGATCAAAGGATCTATGAAACTGGAGCACGAGGCCGGGAAAGAGATGTTCATCGACTTTACAGGCAAAAAGCTTCATGTGGTTAACAAGGAAACCGGAGAGTTAGTACCAATGGAGGTCTTTGTAGCTATATTGCCTAATAGCCAGTATACCTATGTGGAGGCTTGTGAGAGTCAGAAACGAGAAGATCTTATCTCCTGCTGCGCCAATGCTCTTCGCTTTTACGGTGGAGTTCCCCAGGCTATCGTCTCGGATAATTTAAAATCTGCAGTAACAAGAGCCAGTAAATACGAACCAGAAATAAACCGCAGCTTTAAAGACTTTGCAAGGCATTACAACTGTGTCATCAATCCTACCCGTAGTTATGCACCTCAGGATAAGGCCCTGGTGGAAAATGCTGTACACCTGGTTTACCAGCGGATCTACTATCCGATGCGTGAGATGACCTTCTTCTCCCTGGAAGAACTAAACCGAGAGATAAAGCGCTTGCTTGTGAACTACAACACGCTTTTGTTCCAGCGAAAGGAAGCCAGCCGCAGAGAACTTTTTCAATCCGTGGAACGGGAGTATCTAAAGCCTCTGCCGTCACAGCCATACGAAATGAAGGACTACAAAAGAGCCAAAGTCCAGAAGATGGGATACGTGTACTTCTCTCCGGATAAAAGTTACTACAGTGTTCCTTACCGCTATATCGGAAAAAGAACCTTGATCCATTACACAAGAACTACAGTAGAGGTGTATTACAATCATCAGCGGATAGCCCTTCACAAGCGGAATCCGGCAAAAGGCACCTACATTACCAATAAAGAACATCTGAGCAGCACCCATAAAGGATATACTGACTGGAGCCCGGAGTTCTTCGAAAACAAAGCTGCTCCTCATGGAGCTCATGTGCTGAGTTGTGTAAAAAAAATACTGGCAGCTACCGAATATCCGGAAATAGGATATAAGCGCGCTATGGGGCTGATCCAGCTCCACAAAGCTTATGGATCTAAAAGATTAGACAGCGCCTGTAAGAGGGCTCTGGCAGCAGATACATCATCCTATAAGCGGATCAAGAACATCCTGGAGAATAACATGGACAAAAACTCCCTGTTCCATCAGGACCTGGAAGAAAATCAAACCCATATCCCGGTACACCAGAATATAAGAGGCGCCTCAGCCTATCAGTAAAGAATCTTTAAATCAATATCATGAACAACAATCAGACTATCGAAAAATTAAAACAAATGCGCCTGGGTGCTATGGCCTCCCTGCACCTTCAGCACATCAAGGATAACCGCCTGGAGTCTCTCACTGCCGATGAATACCTGGCTCTCTTGACAGATCATGAGTGGGATCATCGTCAGAACAGAAAGATCGACCGGCTGCTGAGCCAGGCTAACTTCAGGCAAAAAGCAAACCTTACAGATGTGAATTACACCCAAAACCGAAACCTGGATAAGAACATGTTTACCCGTCTTGGAACCCTTGACTTTATGAACCGAAAGGAAAACATTATCCTTACCGGCGCTTCTGGAGTAGGGAAAAGTTACCTGGCTCAGGCTTTAGGTCATGAAGCTTGTATAATGGGGCACAGAACTATTTACTCCAACACTGCACGTCTGTTCAAAAAGCTTAAGCTCAGCAAAATGGATGGTACTTACCTTAAGGAGCTGAAAAAACTCCTCAAGGCAGATCTTCTTATTCTTGATGATTTTGGTCTGCAGGCCTTTGATAATCACGCCAGGGAAACTCTCATGGATATCATTGATGATCGATACAATAAAAGTTCAACCATCCTCTCATCCCAAATCCCCGTCTCCGCCTGGTACGACATTATTGGAGAAGGCACTATTGCAGATGCTATTTTAGACCGGATCGTCAACTCCTCACACCGCATAGATCTCAAAGGTGAGTCGTTGAGGAAAGGTGTTTTAAAAAACGAGTAGATTAAATTTTTATATAATTGCAGTATCTTTTAAAGTGGCACTGTTTGAACCGAAATAGGTGGCACGGTCACTCCGAAATAGCCATTTTTAGAACCCGGTTTTGTACAATACGGGAATGGGAGGAGCCTAATTGAAGAATTAATCTTTATTTTTTTTGCCAGAAAGAAAGGAGTAATTACTGTAAGTCAATAACCTTAAAAAATGCGAGCTGCCAACGAAGTATCAATGACAAGATTTTTCCTATATCATTTTTTAAACTTTTGAGATGGCAGTAATGGATCTTAATTCCAACTTTTTGTTTTCGGCTACAAAATCCGACAAAAACTTCCTACACCATGTAGAATAGTCTATTAAGTCAAAGATGTAAATGTATTTTGGTTTAAACAAAATTTAATTCAGCCTCAGTTTTTAAATTAAAAAGCCAAGGGAATCATTAGAATTTGTATGGAAGATGTTCTTAATAAACATGCGCAATCAAGAATAATCGGTAAAAAATAAATCATTTACTACCTTTACAGAACAGAAAAGAGCAAATAATATTTTCTCCTCAAGTTCTTAGATATTAGTGAATGATTCGGTGAACAAATTGAAGATATACTGGGCGAGGTACCGTGGATAAAGAGATTGCTCTCAAAAAGAATATCCTGCCACACTCATAATCTTCCATAAGAGCGTGAATTTCACCTTCTCATATTGGTTGCTAATTATATTCTTCACAAAATAATCTTCACATATTCAAAAATTTATCACACTATCCAAAGCTTCATCAGCATCTCGATGAATGAAATTGGCCTGATAATTCAGAGTAGTCTTTAGATTACTATGACGATAGAGCTTTTGCAGCATCAAAGGATGAATTTTATCACCTGCAATATTCCCAAAGCTGTGTCTTGCAATGTGATTGGACAAATTTTTATCTATACCACATTCCTCTGCAATTCGTTTTAGATATTTATTGAGAAGTTTGGTAGCATTTTTTGTTTTAATATAAATTTCTTCAGCATCTTTAGGATGGACATTTTTTAGAAAAGGAAATACATATCCATTATAAAGTATCTTATCCTTTCTGTAATAGCTTAATATTTTTTCGGCTTTATGAGGAATTTTTAAGCTCAACGCCTTTTCATTCTTATTCATTACATAATAAAGACGATTATCCTTAAAATCAGACCATTTCAGTTTAACCACATCAGAAATACGTATGCCTGCAAAATAGAAAGCAAACAGCCATACATTATGAGTATGCCAAATTGAAGCACCTTCTTCAAATTTTAGAGCTTCTATTTTTTCAACCTCTTCTATAGTTAGTCCGATTTTATTACCAGAACCAATTCGAATTTTCTCTTTTTCCCCTGCAAAAGGATAATACTTTTGATCAATAATACCTTCTTTTATTGCTAAGTTAAAAAGTGTTCTAATAAAAATAAGCTGATTAGTAACAGTTCTGGTTGTTTGGTTTAAATAAGAAAGACAAAAAGTTTTATATTTATTTATAAATGCCTCATCAATTTCCTGAAATCGTAAAGCTGTACTTTTTTGGAAATAGTTCACTCCATCCATCCACATATATTCGGCTTTTTTTGCCCTACTTATACGCTCTCTACGCCGTTCTTTGATCTCTTTAGTAACTGTAGATTTGTTTTTAGATTTTTTTAGATTTAAAAATTCTTCTAAATTATAGAGGATTGACAATTCGGATTTGGCTACAGAGAATGTCCCCCTTTCATATTTGTCTTTTATACGTTCAGCTGCTAATGCAAAAAAAGATTTTAAGCCCCCAGGTCCTTTTAATTTTTGTTTGATTTGTTTGGGAGTAATACGATCTTTTGACTCAAAATAAATATCATTGACCTCGGTCAACTTTTTCATCAAAAAATTGTTCAATTTTCTATAGTTGGGATGAGTTCTTTTAACTTTTCCAGCAGTTTTATCCCAGTCCTTTTCAAAAACATATTGTCCAAGCCAATGATAGTTTGTTTTATAATTTTCACTAATCCTCAATGCAAGTGGAATTGTGCCATCCTTTCTTATCATGTTCTTCCGTAAAACAATCTTTACATTAGCCATAATGATCTGATTTAAAACTTAGTAAAGATAGTGAATTGTTTAGGCACTTAGTACAGAATAAGTACAGAATAGTACAGAATAAGTACAGAATAATTTGAATTTAATACCTTCTAATTATAATCAGATAATATATAAAGCACTGTAAATCAAATATTTTGAGTGGTTT
This genomic interval carries:
- the istA gene encoding IS21 family transposase, which translates into the protein MANTLDPMDLKQIITLHLDGYSNRKIGITLGISRNTVNSYMKLFKACDYSYEELLRFDDPALKELFPSHSTIDNQRYDELMVYFEGVNKARNHPGFTFLHHYQEYAQRAREPYSYTQFMEHYRRKYSKIKGSMKLEHEAGKEMFIDFTGKKLHVVNKETGELVPMEVFVAILPNSQYTYVEACESQKREDLISCCANALRFYGGVPQAIVSDNLKSAVTRASKYEPEINRSFKDFARHYNCVINPTRSYAPQDKALVENAVHLVYQRIYYPMREMTFFSLEELNREIKRLLVNYNTLLFQRKEASRRELFQSVEREYLKPLPSQPYEMKDYKRAKVQKMGYVYFSPDKSYYSVPYRYIGKRTLIHYTRTTVEVYYNHQRIALHKRNPAKGTYITNKEHLSSTHKGYTDWSPEFFENKAAPHGAHVLSCVKKILAATEYPEIGYKRAMGLIQLHKAYGSKRLDSACKRALAADTSSYKRIKNILENNMDKNSLFHQDLEENQTHIPVHQNIRGASAYQ
- a CDS encoding sensor histidine kinase translates to MKKSYQRIPYLLIIVIAVTITIQLYWSYTEYQKNTVAFKNEIQNALDVAIDNYFVDFAKENSVSLKVERESGKNPDNFTITGGNKKIIDKFRPDTTDSKNVSKSSDSLKMLNNIKDIYISINEDSINFKKLKSLLNAELKRRDYNIPYKLNHYKKDSLFATSLSKSFSSGEFSVTGKSTYLKNRESLELQFPNAIQIIVKKSLLSILISLLLMTSILFALFYLQWVIKQQKQLSEIKNDLISNITHEFKTPIATIGAAIESIRFFNTNHDVEKTNRYLDYSDQQLKKLEKMVDQLMDTALLDSENWTLDKHSVDIPKWAADIVENYRMNSNGKEIILKISEDSKSNSNIEPFHLGNCLGALLDNAIKYGGNRIEVNIENKKELKIRVSDNANTLNKEQATNIFDKFYRVPQGNLHNVKGYGIGLYYVKKIAEKHNGAAEIVLKNNKTSFIISIPNE
- the istB gene encoding IS21-like element helper ATPase IstB — encoded protein: MNNNQTIEKLKQMRLGAMASLHLQHIKDNRLESLTADEYLALLTDHEWDHRQNRKIDRLLSQANFRQKANLTDVNYTQNRNLDKNMFTRLGTLDFMNRKENIILTGASGVGKSYLAQALGHEACIMGHRTIYSNTARLFKKLKLSKMDGTYLKELKKLLKADLLILDDFGLQAFDNHARETLMDIIDDRYNKSSTILSSQIPVSAWYDIIGEGTIADAILDRIVNSSHRIDLKGESLRKGVLKNE
- a CDS encoding tyrosine-type recombinase/integrase encodes the protein MANVKIVLRKNMIRKDGTIPLALRISENYKTNYHWLGQYVFEKDWDKTAGKVKRTHPNYRKLNNFLMKKLTEVNDIYFESKDRITPKQIKQKLKGPGGLKSFFALAAERIKDKYERGTFSVAKSELSILYNLEEFLNLKKSKNKSTVTKEIKERRRERISRAKKAEYMWMDGVNYFQKSTALRFQEIDEAFINKYKTFCLSYLNQTTRTVTNQLIFIRTLFNLAIKEGIIDQKYYPFAGEKEKIRIGSGNKIGLTIEEVEKIEALKFEEGASIWHTHNVWLFAFYFAGIRISDVVKLKWSDFKDNRLYYVMNKNEKALSLKIPHKAEKILSYYRKDKILYNGYVFPFLKNVHPKDAEEIYIKTKNATKLLNKYLKRIAEECGIDKNLSNHIARHSFGNIAGDKIHPLMLQKLYRHSNLKTTLNYQANFIHRDADEALDSVINF
- a CDS encoding response regulator transcription factor translates to MNKIKLLLVEDEITMAQIIKESLETRDFIVLHSRNGEEAFQMYQDHSPDILVVDIMMPVKDGLTLTKEIRSNDTQTPIIFLTAKSQPQDVVTGFDTGGNDYLKKPFSIEELIVRVKNLVNRKPRQDNMHELILGQYKFNPNNQTLQYKEEKIETLTSRESQLLLFLAQNKNQIVERNTVLDLMWTNNDFYSSRSMDVFISKLRKLLHKDKTLKILNVRGVGYKLIG
- a CDS encoding GLPGLI family protein; the protein is MRFLLFFFFITSITVCQAQDKGIVYYGHIESPGKGGPVGLDFNAYLVFNKEASYYVSAKDSLEKQMELEENQIKEVNGTKQIYLGKHTLPQGKQVYYNRKKDSLWWNKKYKEPVYGREKRTQIDWKLGSETKTFGDLTCHKATGAFRGKNYTAWYTDAIPLPYGPWKLQGLPGLILEAYDDKKEMYLYFKSVEYPLERNLTVGPMDKPKVDSQYPYISIEEYKQTLDKLVERNKTKAILIAKQMGGDVTVNPGGIETLSVEIFD
- a CDS encoding carboxypeptidase-like regulatory domain-containing protein produces the protein MKYILLLFLFLLCGSNYAQEMVIRGTIRDKQLQPLSTVLLQARNSQNQVLDYTYSDQNGHYHLNFIKNNELIIIEASSLGFSSIKKEVTIADQKMLEALDFELEEKAESLKEVIVEGHQKIRINSDTTFIRVSQYATDTEQTVEDLLKRLPGIEVLPDGSIKAHGKPIESLLVEGENILDKNYKILSKNLDAETLEEVQILENYEENPIFKQLSSSEKVALNLKLKDKFKYVLFGNISGGYGLKNRYETALTLGLLRKRIKLLEFSNANNTGNKAANLLQSERTVIDLSQMFQKIEKQPLTIFSIDEQEENIFNNRSIFNTSMLHSIGLSTKMNNELSLRGDVTVISDITTQDYQAQTEYFTGANSTTFFETSSYKNNNRIGDTELEIKFTPNSSNYLINTVSYNMNPHDALNSITLSDQEIRQQNDINSEKFYNHLEHTYLVTKKSALNNYLYFGYGDSKESAEIIYPSLSELFKKEIDETFYQDVRNKFNYYGLQSTLLTKSQKWENHLQLHIHNEVETAKSSLITEQEESFEGYTNNLKIDNIFVAISNSLKFKLTQDNYLRGGISLKRSWFNGDEYLLKNANFTLRHKLKNKGVVRLGYSFKEELPELQLLLPNYALNSYQDFISGSDDIKKLGNSVFSLNYSLYNDIKGFSINASALHTITHSGYAPGAFTNENFIFNEFIPSPNGKNTLANLILTNYFSKLKLATKVETNQSFIQSPFSIDQTSELKLQNYSGDYSFSVSSYFDKWFNFSSGFAYRYSSSELRDETNSFETSKVFADFDIKIFESIKFNLNNELYVLNKENYTFMNANIVYEPKQSRWSGTVQLNNLLNEREYLLQSINSFKSYQKRISLVPAYALLSIKYRF